In Paracoccus methylovorus, a genomic segment contains:
- a CDS encoding phenylacetate--CoA ligase family protein — protein MTFYDKLETRSADERASWLAAELPAAIARARTAPTLAHILGDIASQDVTSREALARLPVIRKSELSEAQKKSPPFGGFTTRPAQEFENIFQSPGPIYEPGRRGDDWWRLGRFMHAAGVGPRDIVHNCFGYHLTPAGMMFESAARAVGAATLPAGTGQTELQIRAAVDIGTTVYAGTPDYLKILLDKADESGQRLSFARATVSGGALFPSLRQAYADRGIATTQCYATADLGLIAYESPAMEGMIVDERVIVEIVRPGTGDPVPDGEVGEVVVTTLNPDYPLLRFATGDLSAVLPGISPCGRTNMRIKGWMGRADQTTKIKGMFVRPEQVAALVARHPEVSRARVVADRAGDMDVMTVLLETGTDDAARYEGTVLDTLKLRGRVELVAPGSLPNDGKVIEDRRNYD, from the coding sequence ATGACATTCTATGACAAGCTTGAAACCCGCAGCGCCGACGAGCGGGCATCGTGGCTGGCGGCGGAACTGCCTGCCGCGATCGCGCGCGCCCGAACGGCGCCCACACTGGCGCATATTCTGGGCGATATCGCCTCGCAGGACGTGACCTCGCGCGAGGCGCTGGCTCGCTTGCCGGTGATCCGCAAATCCGAACTGTCCGAGGCGCAAAAGAAATCCCCACCATTTGGCGGCTTCACCACCCGACCGGCGCAGGAATTCGAAAACATCTTTCAAAGCCCCGGCCCCATCTATGAACCCGGCCGACGCGGCGATGACTGGTGGCGGCTGGGCCGCTTCATGCATGCAGCGGGCGTGGGTCCGCGCGACATCGTGCACAATTGTTTTGGCTATCACCTGACGCCTGCAGGAATGATGTTTGAAAGCGCGGCCCGTGCTGTCGGCGCCGCGACCTTGCCGGCCGGAACCGGCCAGACAGAATTGCAGATCCGCGCCGCCGTCGATATCGGCACCACGGTCTATGCCGGCACGCCGGATTACCTGAAGATCCTGCTGGACAAGGCCGACGAGTCGGGCCAACGGCTGTCCTTTGCCCGCGCCACCGTTTCGGGCGGGGCGCTGTTTCCCAGCCTGCGGCAGGCTTATGCGGATCGTGGCATCGCCACCACGCAATGCTATGCCACCGCAGATCTGGGCCTGATCGCCTATGAATCCCCGGCGATGGAGGGGATGATCGTCGATGAGCGGGTGATCGTCGAGATCGTCCGCCCCGGCACCGGTGATCCGGTCCCGGACGGCGAGGTCGGCGAGGTCGTGGTGACCACGCTGAACCCGGATTATCCGTTGCTGCGTTTTGCCACGGGCGACCTTTCGGCGGTGCTGCCAGGTATCAGCCCCTGTGGTCGCACCAACATGCGGATCAAGGGCTGGATGGGCCGTGCCGACCAGACCACCAAGATCAAGGGCATGTTCGTCCGGCCTGAGCAGGTCGCGGCGCTGGTCGCCCGCCACCCCGAGGTATCACGCGCTCGTGTGGTCGCAGACCGGGCCGGCGACATGGATGTGATGACGGTGCTGCTGGAAACCGGGACCGATGATGCGGCAAGATACGAAGGAACGGTGTTGGATACACTGAAACTTCGCGGCCGGGTGGAACTGGTTGCGCCGGGCTCGCTGCCGAATGATGGCAAGGTGATCGAGGATCGGCGCAACTACGACTGA
- a CDS encoding ABC transporter ATP-binding protein produces the protein MFDAMPDRETLLEVNNIEVIYNHVILVLKGVSLSVPRGGITALLGGNGAGKTTTLKAISNLLHSERGEVTKGTISYRGERVQELDPASLVRKGVIQVMEGRHCFEHLTIEENLLTGAYTRSDSRADIARDLELVYTYFPRLKERRKSQAGYTSGGEQQMCAMGRALMSRPETILLDEPSMGLAPQLVEQIFEIVRAVNEGEGVTFLLAEQNTNVALRYAHYGYILESGRVVMDGPADALRENPDVKEFYLGMSDQGRKSFRDVRSYRRRKRWLA, from the coding sequence ATGTTTGACGCCATGCCCGACCGCGAGACCCTGCTTGAGGTCAACAATATCGAGGTGATCTACAATCACGTCATCCTGGTGCTGAAGGGCGTCAGCCTGTCGGTGCCCCGGGGCGGCATTACCGCGCTTTTGGGCGGTAACGGGGCAGGCAAGACAACGACGCTGAAGGCGATCTCGAACTTGCTCCACTCGGAACGCGGCGAGGTGACCAAGGGCACGATCAGCTATCGCGGCGAACGCGTGCAAGAACTGGACCCGGCAAGTCTGGTCAGAAAGGGCGTGATCCAGGTGATGGAAGGGCGTCATTGTTTCGAACATCTGACCATCGAGGAGAACCTGCTGACCGGCGCCTATACCCGCAGCGACAGCAGGGCCGACATCGCCCGCGATCTGGAACTGGTTTATACCTATTTTCCCCGCCTCAAGGAACGTCGCAAAAGTCAGGCCGGCTATACCTCGGGGGGTGAGCAGCAGATGTGCGCCATGGGTCGGGCGCTGATGTCGCGGCCCGAGACGATCCTGCTGGATGAGCCCTCGATGGGGCTGGCGCCGCAACTGGTCGAGCAGATCTTCGAGATCGTGCGCGCCGTGAACGAAGGCGAGGGCGTGACTTTCCTGCTGGCCGAGCAGAACACCAATGTCGCGCTGCGCTATGCCCATTACGGCTACATTCTGGAAAGCGGCCGTGTGGTGATGGATGGTCCCGCCGATGCTCTGCGCGAGAACCCGGACGTCAAGGAATTCTATCTCGGCATGTCCGATCAGGGCCGCAAGAGCTTTCGCGACGTGCGGTCCTATCGTCGGCGCAAGCGCTGGCTGGCCTGA
- a CDS encoding ABC transporter substrate-binding protein gives MKLKLATIALGAMMAAAPAMADLVVPNLSYRTGPYGANGTQYADGFNDYFTLLNERDGGIGGEKVQTPECETAYNTEKGVECYEATKGSGALVYNPLSTGITYQLIPKVSADKIPLYTPGYGRTSAKNGKVFEWVFNAPANYWDGASVAVKYLLDQNGGSLEGKKIALVYHNSAYGKEPIRTLQELSKKHGFSLTELPVDPPGQEQKSQWLQIRREKPDYILMWGWGVMNQTAIQEAANIRFPMENFIGTYWSGSEVDVKPVGAGANGYKALTFHGVGMDYPIYEDMTKYVIEPGKASQGGQFVGSVLYSRGMYAAVVIAEAIRKAQELAGTPQINAAQLRDGFEALDITPERLAELGLPDFGPEIKMTCDNHGGSGMARLQQWDASTGKWTLITEFTEPDQEVLDPLIVEDSEAYAKEAGISPRC, from the coding sequence ATGAAACTGAAACTCGCAACTATTGCGCTGGGTGCCATGATGGCGGCCGCACCGGCGATGGCCGATCTGGTCGTGCCCAATCTAAGTTACCGCACCGGGCCGTATGGGGCGAACGGCACGCAATATGCCGACGGGTTCAACGATTACTTCACGCTGCTGAATGAACGCGACGGCGGCATCGGCGGCGAGAAGGTCCAGACCCCCGAATGCGAGACCGCCTATAACACCGAAAAGGGCGTCGAGTGCTACGAGGCGACCAAGGGATCTGGCGCGCTGGTCTATAACCCGCTGTCCACTGGCATCACCTATCAGCTGATCCCCAAGGTCTCGGCCGACAAGATCCCGCTTTATACCCCGGGTTATGGCCGCACCTCGGCCAAGAACGGCAAGGTTTTCGAATGGGTGTTCAACGCGCCGGCAAACTATTGGGACGGCGCCTCGGTCGCGGTGAAATACCTGCTGGACCAGAACGGCGGCAGCCTTGAGGGCAAGAAGATCGCGCTGGTCTATCACAACTCGGCCTATGGGAAAGAGCCGATCCGCACCCTGCAGGAGCTGTCGAAAAAGCACGGCTTCTCGCTGACCGAACTGCCGGTCGATCCCCCCGGTCAGGAGCAGAAAAGCCAATGGCTGCAGATCCGCCGGGAAAAGCCTGACTACATTCTGATGTGGGGTTGGGGTGTGATGAACCAGACCGCCATCCAAGAGGCGGCGAACATCCGTTTCCCGATGGAGAACTTTATCGGCACCTATTGGTCGGGTTCCGAGGTCGATGTGAAACCGGTCGGGGCGGGCGCCAATGGCTACAAGGCGCTGACCTTCCACGGCGTCGGCATGGACTATCCGATCTATGAGGACATGACGAAATACGTCATCGAGCCGGGCAAGGCTTCGCAGGGCGGGCAGTTCGTCGGCTCGGTGCTGTATTCGCGCGGCATGTATGCGGCGGTGGTGATCGCCGAGGCGATCCGCAAGGCGCAGGAACTGGCCGGCACGCCCCAGATCAACGCGGCGCAGTTGCGTGACGGGTTCGAGGCGCTGGACATCACGCCCGAGCGTCTGGCCGAACTGGGCCTGCCGGACTTTGGTCCCGAGATCAAGATGACCTGCGACAACCACGGCGGCAGCGGCATGGCGCGGTTGCAGCAATGGGATGCCTCGACTGGCAAATGGACCCTGATCACCGAATTCACCGAGCCCGATCAGGAAGTTCTGGACCCGCTGATCGTCGAGGACAGCGAAGCCTATGCCAAGGAAGCCGGCATCTCGCCGCGCTGCTGA
- a CDS encoding branched-chain amino acid ABC transporter permease: protein MFYREAGDFKTSYRDDSQTFPIKLDRWGYYAILAVAFLVVPFVIDSYWANAVLVPFLIYAIAAIGLNILTGYAGQVSLGTGGFMAVGAYSVYKLMVAFPGVPIVVHIVLAGAITAVVGMLFGLPSLRIKGFYLAVATLAAQFFLIWFFNKVPWFYNYSASGQINAPERTILGWAVTGPATTASAKYLMCLSFAVVLAWVARNLTRGSVGRKWMAIRDMDIAAEIIGVNPLRAKLSAFAVSSFFVGIAGALLFAVYLGAAEASEAFGINKSFLVLFMVIIGGLGSIFGSFAGAAFLVLLPVFLKNVLVAQFGWPTDLAAHIELMIVGALIVFFLIVEPHGLARLWALTKEKLRLWPFPH from the coding sequence ATGTTTTACCGCGAGGCGGGTGATTTCAAGACAAGCTATCGCGACGATAGCCAGACCTTTCCGATCAAGCTGGATCGCTGGGGCTACTATGCAATTCTGGCGGTGGCCTTTCTGGTGGTGCCCTTCGTCATCGACAGTTACTGGGCCAACGCGGTTCTGGTCCCCTTTCTGATCTATGCCATCGCGGCGATCGGGTTGAACATCCTGACCGGCTATGCCGGCCAGGTCAGCCTGGGCACCGGCGGGTTTATGGCTGTGGGTGCCTATTCTGTCTATAAGCTGATGGTCGCCTTTCCGGGCGTGCCGATCGTGGTCCATATTGTTCTGGCCGGGGCGATCACGGCTGTGGTCGGCATGCTTTTTGGTCTTCCCAGCCTGCGGATCAAGGGCTTTTACCTGGCGGTGGCGACGCTGGCCGCGCAGTTCTTTCTGATCTGGTTTTTCAACAAGGTGCCGTGGTTTTACAACTACTCCGCCTCGGGGCAGATCAACGCGCCAGAGCGCACGATTCTTGGCTGGGCTGTCACTGGACCTGCTACCACGGCTTCGGCGAAATATCTGATGTGCCTGAGCTTTGCCGTGGTGCTGGCCTGGGTGGCGCGTAACCTGACCCGTGGGTCAGTCGGGCGCAAATGGATGGCGATCCGCGACATGGACATCGCCGCCGAGATCATCGGGGTGAATCCGCTGAGGGCCAAGCTGTCGGCCTTTGCCGTTTCCAGCTTCTTTGTCGGTATCGCGGGGGCGCTGTTGTTCGCGGTCTATCTGGGCGCGGCCGAGGCGAGCGAAGCCTTTGGCATCAACAAGAGCTTCCTTGTCCTGTTCATGGTCATCATCGGCGGGCTTGGCAGTATCTTCGGCAGTTTTGCCGGCGCGGCTTTCCTGGTGTTGTTGCCGGTTTTCCTGAAAAACGTGCTGGTTGCGCAGTTCGGCTGGCCCACCGACCTCGCCGCCCATATCGAACTTATGATCGTCGGTGCGCTGATCGTGTTCTTTCTGATCGTCGAGCCGCATGGCCTTGCCCGCCTTTGGGCGCTTACGAAGGAAAAGCTGCGGCTCTGGCCGTTCCCGCATTAA
- a CDS encoding branched-chain amino acid ABC transporter permease gives MEFLYAIEVMLNGLMAGVMYSLVALGFVLIYKASGVFNYAQGVMALFAAMTLVGIMEGRVPFAHLIDAAFGVHVSSFGWTVPAVVAILLTALVMIGLAILIEKLVLKHLVGQEPIILFMATIGLAWFLEGLGDVMWGADVKVLDVGLPQGISETVERVTYDWLGYGFFIDRLDIWAAMIAAALVAALVGFAQYTKQGRAMRAVADDHQAALSVGISLRFIWIMVWSIAGFVALVAGIMWGTKSGVQFSLSLIALKALPVLMLGGFTSIPGAIVGGLIIGMGEKLFEYFVGSLVGGATENWFAYVLALIFLVFRPQGLFGERIIERV, from the coding sequence ATGGAATTCCTCTATGCAATCGAGGTTATGCTGAACGGCCTGATGGCCGGTGTGATGTATTCGCTGGTCGCACTGGGCTTCGTCCTGATCTACAAGGCATCCGGCGTCTTCAACTATGCTCAGGGCGTGATGGCGCTGTTTGCCGCGATGACGCTTGTGGGCATCATGGAGGGTCGGGTGCCCTTTGCGCACCTGATCGATGCGGCTTTCGGCGTGCATGTATCCAGCTTCGGCTGGACCGTGCCGGCGGTGGTGGCGATCCTGCTGACCGCGCTGGTCATGATCGGCCTTGCCATCCTTATCGAGAAGCTGGTGCTGAAACATCTGGTCGGGCAAGAGCCGATCATCCTGTTCATGGCGACCATCGGCCTTGCCTGGTTCCTCGAGGGGCTGGGCGACGTGATGTGGGGGGCCGATGTGAAGGTGCTGGATGTCGGCCTGCCGCAAGGCATCTCGGAAACGGTCGAAAGAGTGACCTACGACTGGCTTGGCTACGGCTTCTTCATCGATCGGCTGGACATCTGGGCCGCCATGATCGCGGCGGCGCTGGTCGCGGCACTGGTCGGCTTTGCGCAATATACCAAGCAAGGCCGGGCCATGCGCGCCGTGGCTGACGATCACCAAGCGGCACTGTCGGTGGGTATCAGCCTGCGGTTCATCTGGATCATGGTCTGGTCGATTGCCGGGTTCGTCGCGCTGGTTGCGGGCATCATGTGGGGTACGAAATCGGGGGTGCAGTTCTCGCTTTCCCTGATCGCACTCAAGGCGCTGCCGGTGCTGATGCTGGGGGGCTTCACCTCGATCCCCGGGGCGATCGTCGGCGGGTTGATCATCGGCATGGGCGAGAAGCTCTTTGAATATTTCGTCGGTTCCTTGGTGGGCGGCGCGACCGAAAACTGGTTCGCCTATGTGCTGGCGCTGATCTTCCTCGTCTTCCGGCCGCAGGGCCTGTTCGGCGAGCGGATCATCGAGCGGGTCTGA
- a CDS encoding ABC transporter ATP-binding protein — MQEGYTTADGREIGGVLMDLRNITLRFGGVTAIKDISFDIREGEIRAIIGPNGAGKSSMLNVISGFYVPQEGEIWFKGYRRGPMKPYEVARLGLARTFQNIALFDGMSVLDNIMTGRLNMMKASLWSQALWWGPAEREESENREQVEKIIDFLEIQNIRKTPVGRLPYGLKKRVELARALAAEPRILLLDEPMAGMNVEEKEDMCRFILDVNDEFGTTIALIEHDMGVVMDLSDRVVVMDYGRKIGDGTPDEVRSNPEVISAYLGVAHE; from the coding sequence ATGCAAGAAGGCTATACCACCGCCGACGGACGCGAGATCGGCGGCGTGCTGATGGATCTTCGCAACATCACCCTGCGCTTCGGTGGGGTGACGGCGATCAAGGACATCAGCTTCGATATCCGCGAAGGCGAGATCCGCGCGATCATCGGCCCGAACGGTGCCGGCAAATCCTCGATGCTGAACGTGATTTCCGGCTTCTACGTCCCGCAAGAGGGCGAGATCTGGTTCAAGGGCTATCGTCGGGGCCCGATGAAACCCTATGAGGTGGCGCGGTTGGGCCTTGCCCGCACCTTCCAGAACATCGCCCTGTTCGACGGCATGTCGGTGCTGGACAATATCATGACCGGACGGCTCAACATGATGAAGGCGTCGCTGTGGAGCCAGGCGCTCTGGTGGGGCCCGGCCGAACGCGAAGAGAGCGAAAACCGCGAGCAGGTCGAAAAGATCATCGATTTTCTGGAAATCCAGAATATCCGCAAGACGCCGGTCGGCCGGCTGCCCTATGGGCTGAAAAAGCGCGTGGAACTGGCCCGTGCGCTGGCCGCCGAGCCGCGCATCCTGCTGCTGGATGAACCCATGGCCGGCATGAACGTCGAGGAGAAAGAGGACATGTGCCGCTTTATCCTGGATGTGAACGACGAATTCGGCACCACCATCGCGCTTATCGAACACGATATGGGAGTCGTCATGGATCTGTCGGATCGGGTGGTGGTGATGGATTACGGGCGAAAGATCGGCGACGGCACCCCTGACGAGGTGAGAAGCAATCCCGAAGTCATCAGCGCCTATCTGGGCGTGGCGCACGAGTAA
- a CDS encoding AMP-binding protein — MQNAQAAQAGLQSIPALLARNAERFGDRPAYREKEFGIWQSWTWTETADEIRALALGFLVLGLKRGDYVAVIGRNRPAHYWTMVAAQMCGAVPVPLYQDAVADEMAYVLNNCGARFVVCGDQEQVDKVLEVGERAPSVEHIIYTDKRGMRKYDHTHMNALAHVQTEGRAAEQRLGSELNERIASLGYDDTCVMLYTSGTTGKPKGVVLSNRNIIETGKNTATFDRLDAREEVLAYLPMAWVGDFIFSIGQAYWTGFTVNCPEGAHTMMTDLREIGPTYFFAPPRVFEGQLTSVMIRMEDAGRFKRWLFSHYMELARRIGPALLDGKPVGAVDRLRYALGNVLVYGPLKNTLGYSRIRVGYTAGEAIGPEIFDFYRSLGINLKQLYGQTEASVFITQQPDGQVRSDTVGVPSPGVEVRIADNGEVFYRSPGTFVEYFNNPDSTASTKDAEGWVATGDAGFFEEDSGHLRIIDRAKDVGRMADGRMFAPKYVENKLKFYPNILETVVFGAGRDFCTAFINIDLTAVGNWAERNNIAYGSYQELAGHPQVYATIKEHVEAVNESVAQDAMLSGCQISRFLVLHKELDPDDGELTRTRKVRRNIIAEKYADLIEALYDGRETVSTRTEVTYEDGRKGEIRATLKIEDARTFPTQTMHKVAAE; from the coding sequence ATGCAGAACGCTCAGGCGGCCCAGGCCGGTTTGCAGTCGATTCCCGCGTTGCTGGCGCGTAATGCCGAACGCTTTGGTGATCGGCCCGCCTATCGGGAAAAGGAATTCGGGATCTGGCAAAGCTGGACCTGGACCGAGACCGCGGATGAGATCCGCGCCCTGGCGCTGGGCTTTCTGGTGCTGGGGCTGAAGCGCGGCGATTACGTCGCCGTCATCGGCCGAAATCGTCCGGCGCATTATTGGACCATGGTCGCGGCGCAGATGTGCGGCGCGGTGCCGGTACCGCTGTATCAGGATGCCGTGGCCGACGAGATGGCCTATGTGCTGAACAATTGCGGAGCGCGTTTCGTCGTCTGCGGCGATCAGGAACAGGTGGACAAGGTTCTTGAGGTGGGCGAGCGCGCCCCCTCGGTCGAGCATATCATCTATACCGACAAGCGCGGCATGCGGAAATATGACCATACCCACATGAACGCGCTGGCTCATGTCCAGACCGAGGGTCGCGCGGCCGAGCAGCGGCTGGGATCCGAGCTGAACGAGCGCATCGCCTCGCTCGGTTACGACGACACCTGCGTGATGCTGTACACCTCGGGCACCACCGGCAAGCCCAAGGGCGTGGTGCTGTCGAACCGTAATATCATCGAAACCGGCAAGAACACCGCCACCTTTGACCGGCTGGATGCGCGGGAAGAGGTTCTGGCCTATCTGCCGATGGCGTGGGTCGGCGATTTCATCTTTTCCATCGGCCAGGCCTATTGGACTGGCTTCACCGTCAACTGCCCCGAAGGGGCGCATACGATGATGACCGACCTGCGCGAGATCGGGCCGACCTATTTCTTTGCCCCGCCCCGCGTCTTTGAAGGACAACTGACCAGCGTGATGATCCGCATGGAGGACGCCGGCCGTTTCAAACGCTGGTTGTTTTCGCATTACATGGAACTGGCACGCCGGATCGGTCCCGCGCTTCTGGATGGCAAGCCGGTCGGCGCCGTGGACCGGCTGCGCTATGCGCTGGGCAATGTTCTGGTCTATGGCCCGCTCAAGAATACGCTGGGCTATTCGCGCATCCGCGTGGGCTATACGGCAGGCGAGGCGATCGGTCCCGAGATCTTTGATTTCTACCGCAGTCTCGGCATCAACCTGAAGCAGCTGTATGGCCAGACAGAAGCCTCGGTCTTTATCACCCAGCAGCCGGACGGGCAGGTCCGCTCGGATACGGTGGGCGTTCCTTCTCCGGGGGTCGAGGTGCGTATCGCCGACAACGGCGAGGTCTTCTATCGCTCGCCCGGCACCTTCGTAGAATATTTCAACAACCCCGACAGCACCGCCTCGACCAAGGATGCCGAGGGCTGGGTGGCGACGGGCGATGCCGGTTTCTTCGAGGAAGACTCGGGGCATCTGCGCATCATCGACCGCGCCAAGGACGTGGGCCGCATGGCCGATGGCCGGATGTTCGCGCCCAAATACGTCGAGAACAAGCTGAAGTTCTATCCCAACATCCTTGAGACGGTGGTTTTCGGTGCCGGTCGCGACTTCTGCACGGCCTTCATCAACATCGACCTGACCGCGGTCGGCAACTGGGCCGAGCGCAATAACATCGCCTATGGAAGCTATCAGGAGCTTGCCGGTCACCCGCAGGTCTATGCGACGATCAAGGAGCATGTCGAGGCGGTGAACGAATCCGTCGCGCAGGATGCGATGCTGTCAGGTTGCCAGATCAGCCGTTTCCTGGTGCTGCACAAGGAGTTGGACCCCGACGACGGCGAATTGACCCGCACCCGCAAGGTGCGCCGCAACATCATCGCCGAGAAATATGCCGATCTGATCGAGGCGCTTTACGACGGCCGCGAAACCGTCAGCACCCGCACCGAGGTGACCTATGAGGACGGCCGCAAAGGAGAGATCCGCGCGACGCTGAAGATCGAGGATGCCCGGACCTTCCCGACCCAGACCATGCACAAGGTGGCCGCGGAATGA
- a CDS encoding PAS-domain containing protein codes for MPGMDMISDDRHAELTRSGLNLIQQAISIFDADLRLEVSNRPYQAMFGLPDNLTQAGATFEDTIRYLVHRGEYGPQDDPETAIRERVDQARTFQPHYMERKRADGRWISVEGAPLSQGGWIAVYTDITHIKRQEALLRARSEELSELVLEHAERLSAANRALAATNAALEEAKRVLTESEARTRHVTAMVPAHIAHMDRDHRYTFSNNQISMVFPGSNPSIIGRECETVLGTETFARIRPHMDRAMAGQPQVFEITHPPSGRRIRIALTPDQNGRGVYILSTDVTAEVQAREALTHAAKRAVAAQMTSGLAHDFGNLLTIILGLQGRLARVGLPPEQAEDVQATLAAARRGVRLLEGISALTGKREHQPQPVEPRAMLDDLAAMTRPTLGTGVVLDTHIGDLPPRVMLDPGALQDALLNLILNARDAMRGQGRINVDIRAAGRWLEISVTDTGPGFSDEALARATEPFFTTKGSRGTGLGLSMAYDQIKLSGGTLRIVNVASGGARITIRLPLRAARPHLVLLVEDDDAIRTHIREMLTTQGHSVIEAGSLTEARGMTDLPGLTMILSDLQLGDGSGVDLLDCGLPAMLMTALPLGDPRRSGLDCRVLTKPFGDTELAVTMAETDE; via the coding sequence ATGCCAGGGATGGATATGATTTCCGACGACCGGCACGCCGAGCTGACCCGCTCGGGGCTGAACCTGATCCAGCAGGCGATCTCGATCTTCGACGCGGATTTGCGGCTCGAGGTTTCCAATCGCCCCTATCAGGCGATGTTCGGCCTGCCGGACAATTTGACGCAGGCCGGCGCCACTTTCGAGGATACGATCCGCTATCTGGTCCATCGCGGCGAATACGGCCCCCAGGACGACCCCGAAACCGCGATTCGCGAACGCGTCGATCAGGCGCGCACCTTCCAGCCGCATTACATGGAGCGTAAGCGCGCCGACGGCCGCTGGATCTCGGTCGAGGGGGCGCCGCTGTCGCAGGGCGGCTGGATCGCAGTCTATACCGACATCACCCATATCAAGCGGCAAGAGGCACTGCTGCGCGCCCGCTCGGAAGAGCTGTCCGAACTGGTGCTGGAACATGCCGAGCGACTGTCGGCCGCCAACCGCGCACTGGCCGCGACCAATGCCGCGCTGGAAGAGGCCAAGCGCGTCCTGACCGAATCCGAGGCACGCACCCGCCATGTCACCGCCATGGTCCCGGCCCATATCGCGCATATGGACCGCGACCATCGCTATACTTTTTCGAACAACCAGATTTCGATGGTCTTTCCCGGCTCGAACCCGTCGATCATCGGGCGCGAATGCGAAACGGTGCTGGGAACCGAGACATTCGCCCGCATCAGGCCACATATGGACCGCGCCATGGCCGGCCAACCGCAGGTGTTCGAGATCACGCACCCTCCCTCGGGCCGGCGCATCCGCATCGCACTGACCCCGGACCAGAACGGACGCGGCGTCTATATCCTGTCCACCGACGTGACAGCCGAGGTGCAGGCGCGCGAGGCCCTGACCCATGCCGCCAAGCGCGCGGTGGCGGCACAGATGACCTCGGGGCTGGCACATGATTTCGGCAATCTCCTGACCATCATTCTGGGCCTGCAGGGCCGGCTTGCCCGCGTCGGCCTGCCCCCGGAACAGGCCGAGGACGTGCAGGCCACGTTGGCCGCCGCCCGGCGCGGGGTCCGGCTGCTGGAGGGGATCTCGGCGCTGACCGGAAAACGCGAACACCAGCCGCAGCCGGTCGAGCCGCGCGCCATGCTGGACGATCTGGCCGCGATGACCCGGCCGACGCTTGGCACCGGCGTCGTGCTGGACACCCATATCGGCGATTTGCCCCCACGGGTGATGCTCGACCCCGGCGCATTGCAGGACGCCTTGCTCAACCTGATCCTGAACGCCCGCGACGCCATGCGCGGTCAGGGGCGCATCAACGTCGATATCCGCGCCGCCGGGCGTTGGCTGGAAATCTCGGTCACCGATACCGGGCCCGGTTTTTCGGACGAGGCGCTGGCCCGCGCGACCGAACCCTTTTTCACCACGAAAGGCAGCCGGGGCACCGGGCTGGGCCTGTCGATGGCCTATGACCAGATCAAGCTGTCGGGCGGGACATTGCGAATCGTCAATGTCGCGAGCGGCGGGGCGCGGATCACCATCCGCCTGCCGTTGCGCGCCGCGCGCCCGCATCTGGTGCTGCTGGTCGAGGACGACGACGCCATCCGCACCCATATCCGCGAGATGCTGACCACGCAGGGCCATTCGGTGATCGAGGCCGGATCGCTGACCGAGGCGCGCGGCATGACCGACCTGCCGGGCCTGACCATGATCCTGTCCGACCTGCAGCTGGGCGACGGTTCCGGCGTCGATCTGCTGGATTGCGGCCTGCCGGCGATGCTAATGACCGCACTTCCGTTAGGTGATCCGCGCAGGTCGGGGCTTGACTGTCGCGTCCTGACCAAGCCCTTTGGCGATACCGAACTGGCGGTGACCATGGCAGAAACCGATGAATGA
- a CDS encoding response regulator transcription factor, whose translation MNEAPLIAILDDEPEIRRLLSSALEEAGFRTVSFARATEFEAALRRIQPDACLIDLGLPDRDGLALVHRLASESGAAIIIISGRAQVQDRVTGLELGADDYIIKPFEPAEVVARIRARLRKPQRDGGPGRQQIRFAGWAADFDRYTLTSPEGTETPISHAEAEVLRLFLDNPRRLISRAQMLETLGGTAGESFDRAMDVRISRLRTKLGEDPKNPRLIKTIYGAGYIFLAELG comes from the coding sequence ATGAATGAAGCCCCTTTGATCGCCATCCTCGACGATGAACCCGAAATCCGCCGCCTGCTGTCCTCGGCGCTGGAGGAGGCGGGCTTTCGCACCGTCAGCTTTGCCCGGGCAACGGAATTCGAGGCCGCGCTGCGCCGCATCCAGCCCGATGCCTGCCTGATCGACCTTGGCCTGCCCGACCGTGACGGTCTGGCGCTGGTGCACAGGCTGGCCAGCGAATCCGGCGCGGCGATCATCATCATCTCGGGCCGGGCGCAGGTGCAGGACCGGGTGACGGGGCTGGAGCTTGGCGCCGACGATTACATCATCAAGCCCTTCGAGCCGGCCGAGGTCGTGGCCCGTATCCGCGCCCGCTTACGCAAACCGCAGCGCGACGGCGGCCCCGGCCGCCAGCAGATCCGCTTTGCCGGCTGGGCGGCAGATTTCGACCGTTACACCCTGACCTCTCCCGAGGGCACTGAAACCCCGATCAGCCATGCCGAGGCCGAGGTGCTGCGGCTGTTTCTGGACAATCCGCGACGGCTGATTTCCCGCGCGCAGATGCTAGAGACGCTGGGCGGAACGGCGGGCGAAAGCTTTGACCGGGCAATGGATGTGCGTATCTCGCGCCTGCGCACCAAGCTGGGCGAGGACCCAAAGAACCCGCGCCTTATCAAGACGATCTATGGCGCGGGCTATATCTTTCTGGCGGAACTGGGCTAG